In a single window of the Tribolium castaneum strain GA2 chromosome 8, icTriCast1.1, whole genome shotgun sequence genome:
- the LOC103313110 gene encoding uncharacterized protein LOC103313110, with product MTDISGNMLRKYGKANITFELTKNIKISHEFIICGSVLNFDADGLLGLNFFEKFQPRLDFKEEVLELKGVRLPLETFEGTGPNLRCNEELRPFMVEHLQEYEREKLYYVLEEYPDLFAVGTAQLNVTNLVKHKINTDDSPPIAKPPYRVPFARKQVRQNCIQEMLDNVIIRRIREGSPGLVPDSGGSRVTTPKVWKPRGRLRDYSSCTTDNRNKPYSSA from the exons ATGACGGACATTTCGGGAAACATGTTGCGAAAATATGGAAAAGCTAACATCACGTTCGAACTCACTAAGAACATCAAAATTTCacatgaatttattatttgcggATCAGTTTTAAACTTTGACGCAGACGGTTTGCTTGGGCTGAATTTCTTCGAAAAATTCCAGCCACGTTTAGATTTTAAGGAGGAAGTATTAGAATTAAAAGGTGTTAGGTTACCCTTGGAAA CGTTTGAAGGGACAGGACCCAACTTGAGGTGTAACGAGGAGTTGAGGCCCTTTATGGTTGAGCACTTACAAGAGTACGAGCGAGAGAAGTTGTATTACGTTTTGGAAGAGTATCCGGATCTCTTCGCAGTAGGAACGGCTCAGCTCAATGTTACGAACCTGGTGAAACATAAGATAAACACTGATGACAGCCCACCAATAGCAAAACCACCGTATCGCGTACCGTTTGCTCGTAAGCAAGTCAGGCAAAATTGTATCCAGGAAATGTTAGATAACGTCATAATCAGACGAATTAGGGAAG GTAGTCCCGGACTTGTCCCGGATTCCGGAGGTTCGAGAGTCACCACTCCCAAAGTCTGGAAACCACGGGGCAGACTTAGAGACTACAGCTCATGCACCACCGACAACAGAAACAAACCATACAGTAGCGCATGA